Below is a window of Halobacteriovorax sp. GB3 DNA.
GTTGAAAGAACGAAATATGCTAAAAAGGCGACCATTACTCTAACGCCGAATGCTGATACGGCGACGATCATTCATGAGCAAAGACATTTCGAAGATAATGTAACTAAAGCAATTAATGAAACTATGAGTAAAACGAGTGCCATTCTTCATGAAAAAGACCTGTTTGATGAAGAGTTCTATTTGATCCTTCATAAGTTTCTTCTCGAACAAAGGGCCTATTCTACGGAGTTTCGTTTTGTAGATGAAGCGACTTTTGATGATAAGCAGATGAAACTCTTTAAGGGACCAGGTTTTGAGATGGAACTTGGTGAGAGCAGTTATTATGGAATCAAAAGGCAGCATTCAAGCGATGTCTTTCGTTCTCTCTATTTTGCTGGTCTTAATCAGAAGTTAAAAGACTTTGATCCAGATGTTGCTAAAGCATTAGTGTTAGAATTTTCTAAAGCTTGTATTGATCATGAACTCACTCGTTGTTCGGATCTTTTTCGCAAGTATCTTGAATAAAGAAAATAAATAGACAAGACTTTACGCTTTCAATAAAATCTTACTCTCAAAGAGATGAGGTTTGTTAATGAAATTAATTACTTTATGGATGATGTTGTTAGCTTTTAGTGCAAACGCAAAAATGATCGAGTTTGATCTCGATGTTCAATATACTGAAAATGGAAAGACAAAAGAGAGTATCTCTCAGATAACAAGTAAGCTTGGAGAGTCTTTTGTTTTTGAAAACAATAATATTCTCACAGAAGTTTCTCCGACCGACTTTAAATCATCGACGATCGATATCGAGTCCAAAGATTTAATCATGCTCACGACTCGCGTTTTCCAATTGAATAACGGAAAGAAAACGTTAATTGGTAAACCTAAAGTTATTACAGCACTCGGTGTTCCTGCAACAATATCTATTGAGCAGGATGATGGAATGAAACTTGTAATGAAAGTTTTGGCCAAAGATAAGTCCCGAAAACTGTAAAGAATTCAGATCTTGTTGAGATATCTTTCTAGGATGTTATGAATAGAACCTCATTATAGGGGGGGGTTCTATGAGATTAATTTTTGTTCTCTTACAGGGGTTTTTCGCATTATCAGCACTTTCAGCACCATTTGAATATGTTGTGGTTGGAATTAGTGGCTTTGGAACTCGACGTGCGACTGAAAATTATTGGCAACCAAGTGGAGCTCACGAAAATCTTCCTAACAGCTATCGAATTGTAGAAACTCATAAACTCGTTCACTATTCTAAGAAAAAAGAACTCTTAAATGCTCTCTCTCTTTTTGATTGTAAAGATGGGAGACAGCTTAATGATGATCTCGGACTCATTATCATCGGAAATAGCTGGGGTGCTTCAAATACATATAAACTCTCTAAGCTCTATAAAGAAGAGTGTGGGAGAGTTGCTCGACTTGTCGTTATGGTCGATGGAGTAAGAAAACCAATTGGATCTTATAAAAAGAGGCCTTTCGCTAAACAATGTATCAACTACTATCAAACAACAGGCTTTGCTCACGGTCGTAAACTCGAAGATTGCGAGAATATTGATCTAACATCTTACTGTAAAAAGCGAGGCAAAGAGTGTCACATCGAAGTTGAGTGGCTTGGAACTCGTGATGCTAAAAGGTTTATTGAAAGAGCATTAAAGCTTGAGAAGCTCTAAGGCCTTTTCCTTTTGTTCTTTAGAAAATTTATCAGATTCTAAAATATGTTGAACGGTTACTTCAATTTCTAATAATGTTCTCGTTCGAAGATCAATTCTATCATCTAGTAATTGTTGACTCGCACTTAGATTAAAAAATTCACAAAGTGACATATCGACAACTCTTGCAAAATCGTTTTCAGGGTGAGCATAGAAGTCGATTCTCTTTTCACAGGTGCTGAATAAGGATTGTGTGTACTTCATTGATTGATTGAAGATATAACGTTTAAGTTCAACCGTTGTAGGGAGAATTTTGAATGAATCGATATAAAGCATTTTATACTCATAAAGAGCCTGAAAGATGATCCATGATAAATACTCATCCGCTGAATCTTGAAAATGACCATTAATTTGAATTTCATTTTCACTTACTTGATAACTTTTCTTACAAACGGGAAGGTCTTTACTATCATCAGTGAGACAATTGAAAAGAAAGAGAGGAGACTTCTCTTGCACTTGACTGGATAGCTTCTGTCCCAGGCTTGTAAGCTCTAGTTGATTTTCAATAACCGCATGAATGCGCTCATGTGGATTTTCTCCGGCACTTGCAAAATGAATAGAGCATAGAAAAAATAGTAAAAATAGACGCATTGTTTTCTCCTCTAAGAACAATGAGAGCAGCATGGTACGTTATTTTACTTTGCGCAAGCGAAATGCAAAGAAAGAACATTTATAATCTTTTTACATTACGAGGGTTTAGTAGGTTAGGTCTTATATCTTAAGGAAAATGACAGGGATTCTAGTTGAATCCCTGATTAATTAAGATATTAAGCTTTTTAGGTGTCGGCATTTGAATTTGACCAGGAGTATTCGTTCCCGTTGGTGGAAGAAATCCTGGTAGAGCTTGGTCTTGGAATAGACAAGCTTCTGAATCACATTTTCTGATATCTTTCGTAAGTGACCTAGGTTCTTTGTCTCCAGGGAAAAGCTGTGACACTTTTACTCGATAAGTTTTTTCTTTTCTTGGGAATTTTAATTTCTTCTTCCCTTTATTTTCTTTGCATAACTTTTCTGGAACACAAGACCATACGTGATCTTCTTTTAGTTCCTTTGATTTTACAACTTCGAGTTCATAGTACTTATCAGTTGTTTTAGTAACTTTTAATGAGAATTTTAGAGTATTCTTTTCCCCATCATCATTCGACGGAGTGTTATCTTCTTCTCTAGATGGCTTACCTTCCATCGGTTCTACAATCACTTCACTTACAATAGCATCAGCAGCTGAATTTAATGAATAATTCATTGAAGCTGTAGCTACAACTTTTCCACCTTTAATCGCTCTAGCAAAGATTGTCCCTTTCAATTCGTTAACAGCATCAAGAGGGATGAGTTTAATTCCTGACTCACATTGTGCATCTTTATCTGGATGGCAACCAATATAGAAAACAGGAGTTGAACCTTCTGGTTTTTTTATGGCCGTGGCCACAACTCTTCCAAATCCTAAATTTGAATAATCAACAGCATAGTCAATTTCAAAATCATTTGCATCTGGTTTCTCTGAACGAAATCCTTCTTTTAAAGGAGCTCGAACAGGGTATTGAGCTTGCTGTGCATTCGCTGCTCCTGTGAAGCCTAGTCTCAAGGCCGCTGCTGTTCTCTGTTGATATCCTTTTACAGTAGAAGATGGCTTTGTCGGCTTAACTGGTGCAGAAATCTCTCTTATCTTTTTTGGTGCAGAAGCCGTTGTTCTTGTAAGAGAGAGAGCCTTCTTATTTGTTGGAGTTGGTGTATTTTCAATTTTAGGAACAGGTGCTGAAATCTTATTATCATCAACGCGAGTAAACTTTCCTTCAATTGGAGCTTTTTCTATTGCTTCTCTTTTAACACCTATTTTCACTTGTTCAGGCATAAGCTCACCTGTGAGTACTTTCTTAGGCACAACATCTGTTGAAGTAGCCTTCACTAATTCTTTTGATTGAGCTGGAACAATCTGTGTACCTTTTTGACTGATTAAGGCATCATCGTCAATACGTTTAAACTGTCCCTCAATTGGAGCTTTTTCAATGCCTTCTCTTTTTAAACCAATTTTTACTTGCTCAGGCATAAGCTCTCCAGTGACAGTTCTCGATGTGGAAACATCTTTGGATAAGGTCGCTGGAAGTTTCTTCGTATCTACTGGTATTACTGCCGTGCCTTTTGGACTCTCTAGTAAAAGGGGCTTTCTAATATCGTAGGCACCTTCAACTGGTGTTTTTCCTATTTGTCGCCTTTCTTGGACAACTTTTGCTTCCCCTTGAATAGGACTTAACTCAATTCCTTCCTTCTGCTTGTAAATAGCTGGGGTATCAGTAACTATCTCTCCCGTTTTCGCTTCGGCTTTTGGAGAGACTGAAGTCGTCTCGACTTTTGCAGGAGGCTTAGGATCAGTTTTTACTGCTGGAAGTTTAGTCGTAGAAGCTTTTATTTCTTTTCCGGCTCCATTTACAATTCCTTTAGTTGCTTGATCAGTAATTAAAGGAACTTCACTTTTTCTTGTCGCAACTTTTGCAACATCAGTAAATGTATCAACATCTAAAAGTTTAAATCCTGAAATCGCTACTGGAGCACCAATCGCGGCAGTTAGGATTGCACTTGAAGAACAGCGATTAAGATTTGTTGCTGCAATAGATTGTTTTTTTCTTTCATCACAACTAAGTGATCTTTGTGATTGCGTTGTTGTTGTTTGTAAGTAATTTGCCTGTGAATTTTGACAAGCTTTGTAAACTTGGCTTGTCTGGTCAGCTGTATAAGCAACATCGGCTGAAAGAGTTGCCGCTTTTGTTGCAACTGAAGCTGTTCTAGCTGTTGTTGCTAAGAGTTTACCCGCCGTTGCAGCAACTCGAATAGCATTGAGAGCGGCAAAAGGAGTAAAACTTAAAGCAATACTGGCGCCAATATCGATGATGAGATCATCGGCATCATCTCTTTTATGTTTTTCTTCTTGTGAACATTCATGGAAATTAATTAACTTTGAAAGTTGCGAATTTTCATCAATTTCATCTTTAAACTTTGATCTATAGTCAGTTCTTCTAACAATATCTTCTACTTCATCACAATCGTCATCTGAGTCGCCTTGGAGACAAGCAAGGGCATTTTGATAGTCTGAAACCATATCGTTAATGTGACTTCTTGTGTCTTTCATTTGTTTTTTAAGGGCAATTCTCATGTCCTCTCTATTTGGTAGAGGTGTTTTGTATGAATACCCACCATAAGATTTCTTTTTATTGGCATTAATTATAGAGTTGAAGTGTTTCCCTCTAAGAATAGGATTGTTATCGAGAATATTTTGAATGTTTTTTGCGAGTTCTCTTCTTTTAGCTTCTTTTTTATAGTTATTTGTATTGTATGAGAGCCTACTAGATGAATACGATGATGCAAGAGTATTAATTTCTTCTTGAAGCTGTTGAATCGACTTAATGGCCATTTCAATATCAGTTAATTTTCTATCGAATAGCTCATTTTGATTACCTAGAGAGCAACCTTTAATTTCTAAGCATCTCTCAGCATTTCTCTTTGTTGTTTGATCTTCACAATTCATTGATTGATCACCAAGAGTTGCATTAATGACATCTTTTGAGTCGAGAAGGTCATTGATAGCATTTTGAATTTTATCGGCCTTAACATTGTAATCGACCATCATATAACTTGGAGCTAGTTCTTTATCCGTTTTTTCGTAGTCAGAGTCAACTTCATCATGCGCCTTAGATAAACAGCTTTTAGCAAAGTCAGTTAAGACAAAATCATGTGGATATCGCTCTTTCAGTTCTTTTAATAATTTCTTTTGATCAATACCTTTTGGAAGTTTATCAGAACATTTCTTTCTAGGAGTATCTCCTGTGAAAAAACCGATAATCCCTGAAGCATAAAGGCTATCAAGTGAATCAGTATTAGCTTCTGGGCAATACTTTTTATCAGTCGTTGCAAAACACCCTTTTGGAACTTCTGTTGAACTTTGAACTTTTTCAAGGCTCGAAGTCACTTCTTGCATGACTTTCTTTTGATCAACAGGCTCTTCTTTTTCTTTTTTGATCTTACTTAATGAGTCTTTTAGAATTTGGCACTCTTCAGTTCCATCTATCGACAATTGAGAACAGTATTGATCGACTTCTCTCATGAAATCACTGAATTTGTTATCTTTTTCTCTTTCTATAAGTTCTTCAGGGCTTAGCTTTCCCCTCTTAAGGCATTGACCTGCAATATTTGAATAACTATTGATTCCACTAATACAAGTATTCTCTTTATAAAGAGTAGGATTACAGTGAAATTGCCAAGCTGAGCAAGTACCTCTTTTGTATCCTGAAACTCTAGAAGAAATTGGACTTACACATTCACCCTTTGAAATTATACTTTTGTATCCACCATAGTAACAAGGAGCTCCATCGAAAGCGTAAGCACTGTCAATAAGTGTAAAGACTTCTGAGAACTTCTTTAAAAGGTCTTTCTTACTTGGAATTTGTTTTGGATAACCTGAGTTTCTTTCGGCCCTAATGAGAAATTTTTGATACTCATTGTAGATGGACTTAAGTTTTAGGGGCGACATATTTTGCAATTCCTTCTTAGTAAAAGAAGGAAAGCTCTTGTTAGCTGCAACTGAGCTAAATGAGATAAAAGAAAATAGAGTAATTATTAATATTTTTAACATCTCTGCCATTTTCACCTAGGAACTTAATATTCTGATAATATTTATCGGTTTAATTGCTAATATAATGAAATTATTTATCCAATTTTTTTTGATGAGTGCCTTAATAAAGTGGCAAGGTGCTGTTTTTTTGGAATTTTGACTTTGAAAAAAATAGAAATTGAGAAAAGTTTAAAGAAATCGCCAAATACGTAAACTTCTGAATAATCGTACTATCTTATATTTTGGACTTTAAATTTAATTCCACCTTAATTTCGTTTTTATAAACAAAAATAAGAACGATTTAGTGGGAAAATGAACTTACAAAATGAAAGAGGTGATGTGTATGTTTGATTTTTTTAAGAAGAAAGAAGAAAGCTTTGATGAGCTGGATAAGAATATCAAAGATATCTCTGTCTATTTAGTCGATGATGACCCTGACATTATTACCTTTTTAAAGCGCCACATTGAAAAGAGATGGGGCTTCGCTGTTTCTACCTTTAAGTCTGTACAAGAAGTAACAGACGAGATCAATTCTACTAAGGTTTTACCAAACCTTGTTATTTCCGATGTGAGAATGCCTGATAAAAGTGGGTTAAGTCTCCATTTTGCTTTAAAAGACACGCCAATCATCTTTATCACTGCTCTTGGTGGTGATGATATCGAAGATTCTGAATATACAATTATCGGCAAACCTATCTCTAAGAATCACCTCGATGAACTTATTGTGGAAAAATTACAGCTTTAAGAAACTTGTTCACTTTTGTTCATTGAGAACAACTCTATCCTAAATTAAATCTCTCTTATCAACTCAATAAGGGAGATTTTTTTTGAAAACATTAAAAGCTTTAACATTATTTTCAATACTTGCTAATCCAACATTAGCTTATGCCATCAATTTAAATACAGATTTTTTAGGCTCTGTCATAGAAGGACGAGTGGCCGATGGTGTTCGCAATTTCAATAAACCATGGTTTTGCCAAACATTAGATCAGGGCTTTGGACCATATACTGGAATCGGTAGAACAAAGGCCGAAGCAAAGAGTG
It encodes the following:
- a CDS encoding response regulator, which translates into the protein MFDFFKKKEESFDELDKNIKDISVYLVDDDPDIITFLKRHIEKRWGFAVSTFKSVQEVTDEINSTKVLPNLVISDVRMPDKSGLSLHFALKDTPIIFITALGGDDIEDSEYTIIGKPISKNHLDELIVEKLQL